The Gemmatimonadota bacterium genome has a segment encoding these proteins:
- a CDS encoding FAD:protein FMN transferase, which translates to MQLDLGGIAKGYILQRALDVLRQHGAPQSLVEGGGDLVVGEAPPGKPGWTIATPLADTTMAALAGALANAALATSGPTEQQIVVDGHRESHILDPATGRGTRGPQVATVIGRDAAVADAVATALTVLPPAEGRRLLAMFGLRGALHDPVPASPPR; encoded by the coding sequence ATGCAACTCGACCTCGGCGGCATCGCAAAGGGGTACATCCTGCAGCGGGCGCTCGACGTGCTCCGGCAACATGGGGCGCCACAATCACTCGTCGAGGGCGGTGGGGACCTCGTCGTTGGCGAGGCACCGCCAGGAAAGCCGGGATGGACTATCGCGACCCCCCTCGCCGACACGACCATGGCAGCGCTGGCTGGCGCGTTGGCCAATGCCGCGCTGGCCACCTCAGGACCCACCGAGCAACAGATCGTGGTGGACGGCCACCGGGAATCGCACATCCTGGACCCCGCGACAGGACGCGGCACGCGAGGGCCTCAGGTCGCGACCGTCATTGGGAGGGACGCCGCAGTGGCGGACGCGGTCGCCACCGCCCTCACCGTCCTGCCCCCCGCGGAGGGTCGGCGACTGCTCGCAATGTTCGGCCTTCGTGGCGCCCTGCACGACCCGGTGCCGGCGTCCCCGCCCCGGTAA
- a CDS encoding SUMF1/EgtB/PvdO family nonheme iron enzyme → MTAHQFRRFLAASVLMLAPRLWGQEIVRDSIPGTLVTIELVRVPAGAVTVAGSRRDVPGFLLGRTEVSWDAYDAFTMSRAPSPRYSPAGADAVAGPSRPYGNPDYGFGHAGYPVISVTRDAAMAFCAWLSSVTGHKYRLPTEAEWQRAADLAGSGTADGGRETADGSRRTAEATASRMPGAGTRPVTSGALTAPGIYRLFGNVAEWVIPDDRALVVRGGSWQDPAGAVGPLARARQGESWNERDPQIPKSSWWLSDGPFVGFCIVREP, encoded by the coding sequence GTGACCGCCCACCAGTTCCGGCGTTTCCTCGCCGCGTCCGTCCTCATGCTGGCGCCCCGTCTCTGGGGACAGGAGATCGTGCGCGACTCCATCCCCGGGACCCTGGTCACCATCGAGCTGGTGCGCGTCCCGGCCGGTGCCGTGACCGTGGCGGGATCGCGCCGCGACGTCCCGGGTTTCCTGCTCGGGCGGACCGAGGTGTCGTGGGATGCCTACGACGCCTTCACGATGAGTCGCGCGCCGTCGCCACGATATTCGCCAGCGGGTGCCGATGCGGTGGCGGGGCCGTCGCGTCCGTATGGCAACCCGGACTATGGGTTCGGTCACGCCGGATACCCGGTCATTTCCGTGACGCGTGATGCGGCGATGGCGTTCTGCGCATGGCTGTCGTCGGTCACCGGCCACAAGTATCGATTGCCGACCGAGGCGGAGTGGCAGCGCGCGGCGGACCTCGCGGGGAGTGGGACGGCAGACGGCGGGCGAGAGACGGCAGACGGCAGTCGGCGGACGGCAGAAGCGACGGCGAGTCGCATGCCCGGAGCTGGCACCAGGCCGGTGACGAGCGGGGCGCTGACCGCGCCGGGGATCTACCGCCTGTTCGGGAACGTGGCGGAGTGGGTGATCCCTGATGATCGGGCGCTGGTCGTGCGGGGCGGGTCGTGGCAGGATCCTGCTGGGGCCGTGGGACCGTTGGCGCGCGCGCGGCAGGGGGAGAGCTGGAACGAGCGCGATCCACAAATTCCAAAAAGCAGCTGGTGGCTGAGTGATGGGCCCTTTGTAGGCTTTTGCATCGTGCGCGAGCCGTAA